One part of the Loxodonta africana isolate mLoxAfr1 chromosome 13, mLoxAfr1.hap2, whole genome shotgun sequence genome encodes these proteins:
- the GCNT3 gene encoding beta-1,3-galactosyl-O-glycosyl-glycoprotein beta-1,6-N-acetylglucosaminyltransferase 3, giving the protein MKMFSWKKKFCQQHYLWALGCYMLLAIIALRLSLRLKCDFEHPDLESKDFQSRRCRDILYKSLKLPARSSINCSGVTRGNKEAVIQAVLSNLETKHKREPFTDTDYLNLTRSCEHFKAKRKFIEFSLSKEELDFPIAYSMVVHEKIENFERLLRAVYVPQNIYCVHVDEKSPETFKEAVKAIISCFPNVFMASKLVQVVYASWSRVQADLNCMEDLLQSPVPWKYFLNTCGTDFPIKTNAEMVQALKMLNGKNSMESEIPTEYKKNRWKYHYEFTDKLFMTNKKKDPPPDNLPVFTGNAYIVASRNFIQHVLENPKAKQLIEWVKDTYSPDEHLWATLQRAPWMPGSVPYHPKYDTSDLAAIARLVKWQGHEGDMSAGAPYPPCTGIHQRAVCIYGAGDLHWMLQNHHLLANKFDPKVDDNALQCLEEYLRYKAIYGTEL; this is encoded by the coding sequence ATGAAGATGTTTAGTTGGAAGAAGAAGTTTTGCCAGCAGCATTACCTGTGGGCCCTGGGCTGCTATATGCTGCTGGCCATTATTGCTTTGAGACTTTCTCTCAGACTGAAATGTGACTTTGAGCACCCGGATCTGGAGTCCAAGGACTTTCAAAGCCGGCGTTGTAGGGACATCTTGTACAAGTCCCTGAAGCTGCCAGCAAGGAGCTCCATCAATTGTTCCGGGGTCACCCGTGGGAACAAGGAAGCAGTGATTCAGGCTGTCCTAAGCAACCTGGAGACCAAGCATAAGAGGGAGCCTTTCACAGACACTGACTACCTCAACCTGACCAGGAGCTGTGAGCACTTTAAGGCCAAGAGGAAGTTCATAGAGTTCTCACTGAGCAAAGAAGAGTTAGACTTCCCCATCGCGTATTCTATGGTGGTCCATGAGAAGATTGAAAATTTTGAGAGGCTGCTGCGAGCTGTGTATGTCCCACAGAATATATACTGTGTCCATGTGGATGAGAAGTCCCCAGAAACCTTCAAAGAGGCAGTCAAGGCGATTATTTCATGCTTCCCAAATGTCTTCATGGCCAGTAAGCTGGTTCAGGTGGTTTATGCGTCCTGGTCCAGGGTGCAGGCAGACCTGAACTGCATGGAAGACCTGCTCCAAAGTCCTGTGCCATGGAAATACTTCCTGAATACATGTGGGACAGACTTTCCTATAAAGACAAATGCTGAGATGGTCCAAGCGCTCAAGATGCTGAATGGAAAGAACAGTATGGAGTCAGAGATACCTACTGAGTACAAAAAAAACCGCTGGAAGTATCACTACGAGTTCACAGACAAATTGTTCATGACAAACAAGAAGAAGGACCCTCCCCCTGATAATTTACCTGTGTTCACAGGGAATGCCTATATTGTGGCTTCTCGAAACTTCATCCAACATGTCTTAGAGAACCCCAAAGCCAAACAACTGATTGAATGGGTAAAAGACACCTATAGCCCTGATGAACACCTCTGGGCCACGCTTCAGCGTGCACCGTGGATGCCTGGCTCTGTTCCCTACCACCCCAAGTATGACACCTCGGACTTGGCTGCCATCGCCAGGCTGGTCAAGTGGCAGGGTCATGAGGGAGACATGAGCGCGGGGGCCCCTTATCCACCTTGCACTGGAATCCACCAGCGAGCTGTTTGTATTTATGGTGCTGGGGACCTGCACTGGATGCTT